The DNA segment TTCTtgaatttatttaaattattatacctattccgaatctctactcatttaAGTATCGAAGGATCGAGAATACCCTCAGCTAAATGTTATACCTATGAATAGCCCGAAAGTTGAATCTTTAAAAtccataataaaataatattaggtGAGCCAAAAACATTAAAAACTTTCGCTACTCTTAATCTTTGAAGGTTGATATATCATCAACCTCAAGAATGTAGGTGGGGATCATCTCACATCACCTCGGTAAGTTTGCGGAGAACCAACCCAACCACGGCAAAATGCTCCAAACGTACCCCAATCTCGGGTCAAACCTTGGTCAACGAAACATTTTGACCAAGTCAACGAACGTGTAAGCAGTGCCAATCTCACATTGGACGATATGAATCATTGACTCAAGTGGTGACCGCACTGTGTATAGCTTCATTGACTCCACATAGATCTTAATTCCTAATTGTTGGAACAAAAAGCACCATAAGTTTGCAATCAAGTACTGATAAGAAATCCAATTGGAGACGACTAAGCTTATGGAAGTCAAGTTTATAATAAGACAACTTAGGTCTAATGAATGTTTATGGACTGTACTACTAATAATAGAGTATGTCTCAAGATTATTTATCACTAATCATTTAAAAATATTCATGTATGATAtaaaaatgtgatgaactaaaaaGAAAAATCTCCCATCGCTAAAGACTAAAAGAGCATTAGGCATGCCAAATCTTGAGAGCAATAATTTGGTTGGTGTCACCACAAAAACATAACATAACAAGTGAGTGTTGTCAATAGATCTCCTCCACTCACCAGCCATATCAAATCCAAGAGCTAAATGGCAGCATCAGTGGCCATATCTTCTCCAACCCTAAATCCTTTGACCAGACTCCCACtttgaccaccaccaccaccaaaagCCTGCAGCATTAGCTTTCTAGCTTAGGTTTGTGGATTCACCATAATGAGCAGTGACAGGGGGGGTCAAAGAAGATTCGCATGCGAGAAACGAGGATTTGTAGGGCCCCATGCACCACTCATCTACCCATCATTTGACCCGCCTTTGCGGAGCTCCTCTTGTCTCTGAATTAATGTCTATGTTGTCGCGGgaaacaactgtatgccgtggcttcggggtcgacgcggtttgattcgggtccgaatgcgcggggatccgGCGCGGCACTCCTCGAGACAGCTGGGGTGGCCGGTCACAGTGGTTCGGATGGGATGTAGCGTGGGGGTGAAGCCTCGCCGTGGCGCCTGGAAGGTgcgacctcgccttcgttcctgcacacaggtcgggtcagaagctcggcccgacccctccgacgatcaagtcagatgatgtggaagaGAGTTTTTCCAGTAAAGAAGTCTCCTCccctttcgtttagaactcgggggtatttatagggtagtttagCGTTACCTGATGTGCTTGCCTGCGGGTAGTTtagcgttacctgatgtgcctgcctgcggaaggcaggatcgtacctctgatggcgtctgacactgctattgacgttgcgtggagaaccgaactgtcGCAGGGTATAGGCGAGGGTCAATCGTTGTCCTCCCCTGTCGTGGTCAAGCGCGCGGGGTCGGAAGTCGTTGCCTGAGAGCGGATGACGTCAGCGCGTGTCGAGTCAGCGTTATTACCCTCCTCGTTGGGCAGAGTGGTGCCTAGGTGAGGCcgacgtcgtgacacgtcatgcCGTCATTATTACCCATATCATATGTAGTCGAACCTATGTAGTATTCCGGTCTCACATTCTCACGAGCCACATTCACATGGGGTCAGGTCCAGGTGTTGCGCCTCGATCGCCACCGACGCGAGTATGGAAGTGCGGGGTCCAGTGCCTGTCGACCAATGCGACACCAGGTGGGGTGTCGGTCGATGAATCTGCACACGTTCACATCACACGTCAGTCGATGACGCGGAAACGAGACTCATGCGCAACCAATTGTTTTGGCCCCAGGCGTCGACATCCCTTCACGTGAGTACATCATCGCCATTAGTGATCTTAATATTTTTTGTCTTCGTACGGCCTTTGCACGATAATTGATGATGATGGAGGGCCTTGCTCGTTCGAGTAAGCGAGCTGGGTTTTTACCACAGCAACATTGTTTACTCGCTCATCTACTTACTCCGTGAATGGGCGTGACGGTCGGCCTCACAGCGGACGCACCTGGGTCCATTCATGAGGTGCGTGGGTGGGGTAAGTTATTGTATGCTTCAAAAGGAATGACCCACGTGACGCGACGAGAAATCCCCGAAGTCAAACGCGGCGGCCAACAAAGGCACACGTATCCAACGCACTCGCTCACCTGTGGCCGCCTCCGCCATCACTCCAAGACAAAAGCCGCAGCGGCCGCCTCATCCACTCTCTCGAGGACATAGCGATCCGTCGCTCCACATCTTCTGAAGTGGAAGGTAGTAAAGAAATCTGCGGCAAATCTCTCTCCACCCCCCGATgcagctcctcttcctcctcctcgtgctGTGCCTCCTCCAAGGAGGTACAGCAACTCCCGAGGAAGAACTCCAGATCCTGTCGCAGTTTCGAGCATCTCTGACGGCCGCCAAGAGCAGTACCTTCGAATCATGGGATGCGGGTAGCCCCGCGTGCGGCTTCGTCGGAGTCAGGTGTGATTCCACCGGCTCCGTGTCCGAGATCGACCTCACCGACGCCGGCATCTCTGGCGAGATATCCTTCGCGTCCCTCTGCCGACTtccctctctctcttcccttTCCCTTGGCTTGAACTCCCTCTCCGGCTCTGTCTCTGCTGACCTCCGCAACTGCACTGCCCTCCGCCGCCTTGACCTCGCTGCCAACAACCTCGCCGGGCCCGTTCCCGACCTGGCACCGCTGAGCGAGCTGCGGGTCTTGAATCTCTCCGGCAACACCCTCACCGGCGCGTTCCCGTGGGGATCCCTAGCCCACCTCACCGGGCTCCAGGTGCTCAGCCTCGGCGAAAACTCGTTCGACCCCAGTCCCTTCCCGAAGGTGGTGGTGAGCTTGACCAAGCTCAACTGGTTATTCCTCTCCTCCTGCAATATCCACGGCGATATCCCGCCCTCGATTGGGAACTTGACCGAGCTCGTCGATCTCGAGCTTGCCAGCAATTTGCTCACCGGCGGAATCCCCCCGGAGATCGCGAGGCTCTCCAAGCTCTGGATGCTGGAGCTTTTCAACAATTCGCTCACCGGAAGAATCCCGGCTGGGTTCGGCAATCTCTCACGATTGGCCTACTTCGACGCGTCCATGAATCAACTGGAGGGCGACCTCGCGGAGCTCCGGAGCTTGACGAGTCTCGTCTCGCTCCAGCTGTTCATGAACGACCTCTCCGGCGAGGTGCCGCCAGAGTTCGGGGAGTTCCGGTATCTCACGAACCTCTCGCTCTACACCAATCGGCTCACCGGGACGCTCCCGCCGACGCTCGGGAGCTGGGCGAAGTTCGACTTCATCGACGTGTCCACCAACTTCTTCACCGGCAGCATCCCGCCGGACATGTGCAGGAGGGGAACGATGACTAGGCTTCTGATACTAGAGAACAATTTCACCGGCGAGATCCCGGAAAACTACGGCAACTGTTTGTCGTTGGTGCGGTTCAGGGTGAACAAGAATTCGCTCTCCGGCGTGGTTCCCGCCGGGCTCTGGAGTCTTCCAAATTTGAACATAATCGACCTCGCCGTCAACCAGTTCGAAGGCGGGATCGGCGCTGGGATCGGCAAGGCCAAGTCTCTGTACCAGCTGTACCTCAATGAAAACCGGTTCTCCGGTAAGTTGCCACCGGAGATCGGAGGAGTGACGTCTATCGTGAACATAGACGTGTCGTACAACCGGTTATACGGCGAGATTCCTGCGAGCATCGGAGAGCTAAAGCAACTCCTGAGTCTTAATTTTGAAAGCAACGCCTTCTCCGGCACGATTCCGAACGCGATCGGCTCCTGCGTCAGGTTAAGCTCCGTCGGCCTCGCCGCAAATAACCTCTCTGGGCCAATCCCCGCGAGCCTCGGCCAGCTGACGAGTCTAAATTCGCTGGACCTGTCGTACAACCAGCTATCGGGCGAGATACCGGTGAGCCTCGCCCCACTGAAGCTCTCCGCCCTCGACCTCTCCAACAACCAGCTCACCGGCGCGGTCCCAGCGGCGCTCGCCATTGCCGCGTACAACAGGAGCTTTGCCGGGAACTCCGGTCTCTGCGCCGAGGGCGGCGGGGCCAACAGCCTCCGCTCGCTCAGGCAGTGCCCCGCAACCACGAGAGGCTCCTCAGACGAGCTCCGCGTCGTCCTCACTTGCTTCCTCGCCGGCGCTGCTGTCATCCTCGCCTGCTTCGGCCTCTACATCGCCCTCAGGAAGCGCCTAGCCGACGGGCACGGCGGCCACCATGCTGTCGTCAAGGACCCATCATGGGACCTGAAATCCTTCCGGATCCTGACGTTCGATGAGCAGGAGATCGTCGACGCGATCAAGCCGGACAACCTCATCGGGAAGGGGGGCTCCGGGGAGGTGTACCGCGTGGAGCTGGCGAGCGGGGAGGTGGTGGCGGTGAAGCACATATGGAATGACCCGGTGGGGGGGACGAAGGAGAGGAGCACAGCGGCGATACTGGGGGCGCGGGGGCGGAGGCGGCCGGCGCGGAGGGAGTTCGAGGCGGAGATCGCGACGCTGAGCGCGGTGAGGCACGTCAACTTGGTGAAGCTCTACTGCAGCATAACGAGCGAGGAATCATGCCTGTTGGTGTACGAGCACCTGCCGAACGGGAGCCTATGGGATCGTCTGCACGGACCGTCGGCGGGGAAGGCGAGTGAGCTGGGGTGGGACGAGAGGTACGAGATCGCCGTGGGGGCGGCGAGGGGGCTGGAATACCTTCACCACGGCTGGGACCGTCCCATCCTGCACCGGGACGTGAAGTCCAGCAACATCCTGCTCGACCAGTGCTTCAAGCCCCGCATCGCCGACTTCGGCCTCGCCAAGGTGCTGCAGTCCGCCGCCTCCGGGGCAGGAGGAGGGAAGGAGGGCTCCTCCGCGCACGTCATCGCCGGCACCTACGGCTACATTGCCCCAGGTGATCGTCAACTGCCACTGTCTCGTACTATCAGCAAATGCCTCAATCTTCTTTACGTATGAAAAGTGAAGTAGAATCATAAGGGAATCAAATCATAGACTGATGTCGATTGGCTTCCAGT comes from the Musa acuminata AAA Group cultivar baxijiao chromosome BXJ1-10, Cavendish_Baxijiao_AAA, whole genome shotgun sequence genome and includes:
- the LOC104000396 gene encoding receptor-like protein kinase 7; protein product: MQLLFLLLVLCLLQGGTATPEEELQILSQFRASLTAAKSSTFESWDAGSPACGFVGVRCDSTGSVSEIDLTDAGISGEISFASLCRLPSLSSLSLGLNSLSGSVSADLRNCTALRRLDLAANNLAGPVPDLAPLSELRVLNLSGNTLTGAFPWGSLAHLTGLQVLSLGENSFDPSPFPKVVVSLTKLNWLFLSSCNIHGDIPPSIGNLTELVDLELASNLLTGGIPPEIARLSKLWMLELFNNSLTGRIPAGFGNLSRLAYFDASMNQLEGDLAELRSLTSLVSLQLFMNDLSGEVPPEFGEFRYLTNLSLYTNRLTGTLPPTLGSWAKFDFIDVSTNFFTGSIPPDMCRRGTMTRLLILENNFTGEIPENYGNCLSLVRFRVNKNSLSGVVPAGLWSLPNLNIIDLAVNQFEGGIGAGIGKAKSLYQLYLNENRFSGKLPPEIGGVTSIVNIDVSYNRLYGEIPASIGELKQLLSLNFESNAFSGTIPNAIGSCVRLSSVGLAANNLSGPIPASLGQLTSLNSLDLSYNQLSGEIPVSLAPLKLSALDLSNNQLTGAVPAALAIAAYNRSFAGNSGLCAEGGGANSLRSLRQCPATTRGSSDELRVVLTCFLAGAAVILACFGLYIALRKRLADGHGGHHAVVKDPSWDLKSFRILTFDEQEIVDAIKPDNLIGKGGSGEVYRVELASGEVVAVKHIWNDPVGGTKERSTAAILGARGRRRPARREFEAEIATLSAVRHVNLVKLYCSITSEESCLLVYEHLPNGSLWDRLHGPSAGKASELGWDERYEIAVGAARGLEYLHHGWDRPILHRDVKSSNILLDQCFKPRIADFGLAKVLQSAASGAGGGKEGSSAHVIAGTYGYIAPEYAYTWKVNEKSDVYSFGVVLMELVTGRQPIEPEYGENKDIVHWASRRMGNRESVMGMVDLRIPEWAREEAVKVLRIAVLCTARLPATRPSMRAVVQMLEEAGRCRAFSGAFGGGKAEKVESEAVVGD